ATTGCCCGTGCGGCAGTCGGTGCAGGAACCACCTGGTGCCGCCGTCATAAAACTCGATGGCTCGACCGCGAAGGCGTGCGCGGCCGCCGAAGCACAGGCCCACGCTGCCGATCAGCAGACCGAGCAGTGTATTCGGAGAGGTCCACAGTATTCGAATCAGAAAAATAATACGACTCATCGATGATCTTCTCATCAAAACTAAACAAGGGACAGTCTTCGAATTTCACCCCATTTACATTCGTTCGACCTTCAAGGTATCCATCTAGCCAATTCCTAGACTTGGAATCGAGGTACGCGGCGCCGTCATCACGAGAAGATGATAGCAATAGATTAAATGTGCGAGCCATTCTGCTTTGATTTCTGGATAAAACTCGATTGTATCAAGATTGTCCTGAAGCAATCCGATTTCATTCGATAAGTCGGCCATCATATCCCAACCGATGAAATAGATGGGGTCTGACTCGCCCAATTCCGAGAGGTGTTTTATGCCTATCCTTTCCCAATCTGGAAGCGACCAAAAACGTTTGCTTGTTTGCTGTGTACCAAACAAGAAGTAAGGAGCCTGTATCTCAATATCGGTTATTTCTTTTCTGTTTGCTTCTTGATATCCGATTGTAATTTGACGACTCATATAATATCTCTTCAAAATTCATGTCCCAGGGGATTAAAACAGTCGGCGCCCATATCGTCAGTCCAGCATTTTCTGCAGATAGGTCACGTCCAACATTTTACCAAATTTGTTCCCGACTTCCTTGAATGTGCCCACGACTTCGAAGCCGAAACTTTCATTCAAATGCAGGCTGGCTTCGCTCCCCTGTGCCACGCCCGCAATCAGCGTGTGAAATCCCAGACGGCGGGCTTCTTCAATAATCGCCTGCTTCAGCTGACGTCCGATCCCTTGCCCCCGATATTCCTCTTTGACATAAAACGACGTTTCCGCCGTACGATCGTAGGCCCGGCGGAGCCGCCAGCGGGAAAGAGAGGCCCAGCCTGCTACATGTCCCTCCACTTCTGTCACCAGGATCGGAAACCGTTCGTCATGACTTTCGAACCACTCAAGCCGCTCCTCGCGCGTTTGCGGCTCCAGGTCAAAGGTCGCCGTTGTCGTTAAAATCGCTTCGTTATAAATGACGGTAATTTCATCCAGATCAGATACTTCCGCCGGTCGGATCTTCATCAAACAATGCCTTTAACGAGTAGGAATCATTTCTAACAGAACAGGCAGGTAGTTCGCCGCTGGGGACACCTGTGATATTGACATCAGTAAATCAAAATGGTTCGGAACGCGAGCAAATTCGTCAAACGAGATGAAGCAATTATTTTCGTAGGGGCAGTGCCTGTGTGCCTGCCCGCCTGGCGACGTTCATTTTTAGATCGCCCCAGAATGGAATCGGAAATAAAGTCGTACACAAAAACACAAACAACATCGACATCACGGGTAGCCACATGGGGCTACCCCTACTTTTTGCAGGACATATTTCATTCACTTATGGAAAACGAATAGGAGTCAGACCCTGATACCGCCCCCTGATATCGCCCTCGCGCCTGCTAATGCACTTCGCCACAAAAGCGGATGCGGAGATTGTCCAGAACTTCGATGCCCCGAGGCATGAATTCATTCCGTTTGATTCTGCCTTTCGCCTCGATCGCCTTGAGATGGCATGAGACGCCGTTTGTCGATTTGATCCCGAACGTCTGACCGATTTCTCGTACGGTCGGCGCGCAGCCAACTTTGAATTGGAAGACGCGGATGAAACTCAGAATCCGCTTTTGTTTTTCCGTTAATCGTTTCATGATCGTGTCTCTTAAAAGAATCAATGAATCTGTATCACCGGACAAATTTACAATTGAATCCCCGGCCTGACTAGAGATCGGGAGAACTGGTTTGCAAATTTCAGGATCTTGGATGATATGAATAGCCCTTGCCTCATTGCGGGTCCGCCTCGTGACGTCCCTACTCGAATTACTCCTGGAAAGGCACTGAAAAAACGCCACACATCAAAACACCAATAACGTCGATACCACGGGTAGCCACATAGGGCTACCCCTACTTTTACAGGACATATTTCATTCACTACTGGTAATTCAACAATGCTGCCCATTCGTGGGCTCACGTCGCGAACAACTGGCCTTCAACGTCGCGAAAGGCTTTGAATTCCAGCGCGTTGCCGCTGGGATCGAGAAAGAACATCGTGGCCTGCTCTCCTGGTTGCCCCACAAAGCGAATGTAAGGTTCGATGACGAATTCGATCTTGTTCTCACGCAATCGATCTGCCAGAGCCTGCCAGCGATCCATCGTCAGCACCACGCCAAAGTGTGGGACGGGAACGCCGTGCCCGTCGACGGGATTGACGTGTGCGGCCACCGATCCTTCCGGACCAATCGCCGGATTCAAGTGACAAACCACCTGATGTCCAAAGAAATTGAAGTCGACCCAGGTCTCGGCACTCCGGCCCTCGCTGCAGCCCAGCAGGCCGCCATAAAAGGCCCGGGCTTCAGCAATGTCACGCACTTGAAACGCAAGGTGAAAAGGATCGAGCTGCATCATATGACTCGGCATCTAGAGGGTGAGAGATAATCATTCTGAAACTGCAATTTAGCATGCCTGTGCTAAGCCGGCAAGGAGATGAGAGTACAAACTGGAAAGGGCTCCCCCCTTGAATAAGAAAGAATATGAAGTTCGTTACCTGTCAAATTCGCTGATGGGTCCAAGTCATTCCCGCGATGGACAGCATCTTTCCCACAATCGCATCAACAGCGAGAAAGGCCCTGCCAGAATGATTGAAAGCAACATCAACAAGAGGACAACAGGAGCAAGCAGCACACTCAAACAGATACTCAGATACAGTCTCAGCTTACCGGGTAGAGAATAAACCGTATCATTATCCAGATCAGCAACATGGCCCTCAAATTGCGTGATGAGGTCATCTACATACGCTCGAATTGATTCATCAATGGGCAGTGACTTTCCCTCAGCGTCTTGCGGATACTCACCTTCGTGCGGCCCCCCCATATAGACGGGAGCATCAGCACTGGCTGTGTCAATTGCATAGTAGTCACCACATCCCGATTCGCCGATAACAAAAAAAGACTTAGGAAAGATCGACTTCGTGTATTCAGCATCGTTTACATTCGCCCTGAATAGCGATTCCATTGAATGAAATAACTCCGCAGGTTCATCGTCATCGAGTTTGGCTGCAAGCGTGGTGAGCCGTTGTGGATAATGAAGCAGTATCTCACGATAGGCTGACGGAAGCTGACATTCCGTCGCGATTTCTAATTCACGTATCTCAGATTCATTCATGTGCTAACCCTACGAAACAGCAGACGCTAGAAGGAGTAGCCCCCGTTATCGAAATAGACCAATTACAATCATAAAGCATGTGATAATCTTTGACTTTAAAAATAATCACCCCAAATCTGACGCTGAAACAAGGATTTCTCAGGTCTGTTAAGTTTGAACAGCGTGTGCACAGACACCAACAAGACTACCAGTGTTTGTTAAGGCAACGACAAGTCGAGGAAACACACAACCAAAATTCATCTCGCTGAGTTTGTTACCATCACCCACTTCTACAAAAACGGGGGAATGCAGTTGCGTTTGGGTTTTAAACCAGTTGATTAATATTCGCCATTTTGAAATATTTTCTTCAAATTCCGGCTCTAATATTTCACCATCTGACCAGACAAATGATTCCCAAAGCGGGCAGTTTTCCTCCAATTTCGCAACGCTGATTTTTGCACTGGGATAGATCGCACCGTTAAAAGCAGAACGGATGAGTTCCGCGGATACGACCTTGTGTTTCAGCGCACTCCGATTCGCAGTAAAAAACAAGGGGTCAAAGTTGCTGGCCCCCTCCGATAGATTGACAGACACACCTTTAAGAATCGCGGCCATTTCAAGAGACAACGCCTCACAAAGTGCAACTTCGTTCGCGTCGTGGTCATGCTGATTCGGATTACCGGGAACATACAAACAACCACAGGAATACGCTGCCGTGTGTGGATGAATGCAACTGTGGTTCCATGCGTCTCGAGGATAATCTGGCCCGCAGCACTCCATGCAGGGTAGTAAAGGCTTCAGCCGTTCCATCATCAATTGGCACCCATTGACTGATTCCGGCGGCGCTTCAAATCTCGACGTTTGATTCTCTTCACCAGACTTGCTCATATTATAAAAGTAACGAAATCCCATATATAAAGTACCAGCTGCAATCGCAATGGAGGCGCGCCTTGACATCAGGTATGCTTCGTCGTGCATCATCCGCTATTCCAATCAGATTCTAATTTGATCAAACCGTTTTTCTTAAAACTGATATTATCGCAATTTGCAGCATACATTCAAACAAACTTATAAGAAAGAAGGTCACCCGCCGTTGCTGCGACCTTCCTTCACGTATTGTTTGAGCAAGGCATGCATTTCTTTGATCTGCTGTGGATGCTTACCGGAAACGTCCGTCGTTTCTTCGATGTCCTGATCCAGGTTGTACAATTTGTATGTCACGGGGACACTGTCATTCAGAACCTCAGCAATGGTTTTCGGGCCGCGAACGGTCAGCTTGAATGGTCCCTGGCGGAGCGCGAAGGTGCCGTTGTGGTGATTGTGGACGATCGCTTTGTGAAACGAAACGGGCCGCGATGCGCCCGTCAATGCCTGATAGAAACTCTCCCCATCTTCTGCGGTGTTGTCGTCCAGCGGGACGTTTAACAGCTCGGCCAGTGTGGGTAGGACATCGTTGAAGACAATCGTAGTCGAACACTGTTCGCCCGCCTTGATTGTTTTCGGCCAGCGAACGAGAAAGGGCACACGGTGCCCCCCTTCTTCGAGGCCCCCCTTCCAGCCAGTACAGGGGCCGTTGCTGTCGTGACCGTAGATTTGTGTATCGCCGCGGACCCAACGTTGTCGATAGCCCTTGGTCCGATCAACGGGGCCATTGTCGCTGGTGAAGATCACCAGTGTGTTCTCTGCGATGCCGAGTTCGTCGAGTTTCTTGAGTAGCCGGCCGACGTGGTGATCGAGTTCGACGACGAAATCGCCATACGTGCCGGCGCGGCTTTTACCGATGAATGGTTTGTTGGGCACAATCGGATTGTGCGGTGTGGTCATCGCGTAATACAAAAAGAACGGCTGATCGGGGTGCTTGCGGGCCGCAGATTCGACGAATTCACAGGCCTTGTTCGAAAGTGTCGGAACGAGACGATCCATCGTGTAGCCCTCGGCGACGATGTTATCATCCCGGCCAAACCATTCGCCGTGCTTTTTCTTTGCCTGCGCAGAAGTGAGCGTGGGAATCACGGTCACGCGATTGTTCTCGATGAACGCGGCCGGGTTCATCTCCGCGGAACCGGCGGTGCCGAAGGAGTAGGCGAACCCATAATCTTTCGGCCCTTTTAGCGCAGAAGAAGCGAAGTCGATGTTCTGGAAATTCTGGTAATTGGGATCGACGCGAATCTGTTCCCGTTCGCTTTCATCGTGCAGCTTCCAGTCGAGCCCCTGATGCCATTTTCCGACCAGCGCGGTCTGATAGCCGGCTGTTTCAAGCAAGTCCGCGATCGTCTTGCGTCCCGGTTCAATCAGCGTGCCGGCGAAGTTCGCGAGGTTACCCCCCGACCCCAACCGGGTCCGCCACATATAACGACCGGTGAGCAAACCGTAGCGGGAAGGCACACAATACGAACCTGCGGCATGGGCATCAGTAAACACCAGACTCTGCCGCGCCAGCTGATCCAGATGCGGCGTCGGAATACGACTGTCTTTGTTGAGCGCAGTCACATCACCGTAGCCCATGTCGTCAGCGAGGATGATCACAACGTTGGGCCGGCTCGGTTTCTCTGTTGCTGCAGAAAGCTCTGATAGTGGCGTCAGGAGCAAGCAGCAGATCAGGATCAGCAAGAGTTTTCGCATGGTATTTTCCTCAGCAGGTCTTCTCTGGCAGGGCGGGATGCGTTTCTAAGTTCTATTTATAAACTACACGATGAGCAGACCGATTGGAACAGATAGACCTAATTGACCATAGATTGATATATCTCTTGGAAAGTTTGATATTCAGCCAACGCCCTATTTCCATCTTGTCAATTTATCCCAACTCGTAGACAATCTCGAAAATATGAAATGTACTGCTCTCACAAATGGTTTCGAGATTTCGCAGCACGAAGTTGGATACAAAACCGTTGGGTGAATAACCCTCTCGTAAGGCTACGTTATGAAACTCTGCAAATCCGTGTTATCCGTAGTGGTCTGCGTCACGCTGGTTTCGTCTTGTGTTTCAAAATTAGATCGCCCGCCCGAACGTGACGGATATGTCGTCCAGGCTTACCATTTCTGTGAAAAGTGCGAAAGCCTTCAAGGAGGCATTTACGAAAAAGGACCGTTCAAGAAGTTTTCCAGTGACCAGAGAAAAGAATGTGTCCACGAATGGCAAGAGATTTCGCGCGACCGATTCATGCAACTCGCGGTTGATCTGCATGCTGTCGACTGGTCTAAAGAGCCAGGACATTTCTGGAACGGAGGTATTCAAGTGGAACAGGAAGATTAAGCGACGGGTTTCTTTTTCTACTCAATCTTCTTTTTACGAGATTCTGAATGATCCTTTGGACTACTTCGAAATCTCTCGGAACGATGTTTCGCTAAAATCAACAGATTAGTCACGATGGTAAAGCTGACTGCGAAATTGAATCGTGCTTGCGAATCAAAATACTGCCAGATCGCGAACCCGCTATAAAGGGTCGTTAACAGGGCTGCCCCCACTATCATAAAAAGAAGCAAGAAAATATTTTTGAGATAAAGATTCATACGCCGTCCCGTCACAAATCACGAAAATATACCAGAGGAAGTCAGGTCCAGGTTTATCAAGACAAGCCCCCCCAATACCCCAAAAAAACATTTTTTAATATATTACCGGGACCTTTGACTGAATTCCCCAGGAATTGCCGGTTTTCTTCAGTTTATAACGACGCTCAAACATGTCGCTTCCCTTTAATCGATAGGCAGTGAAACTGGCTGTGTTTTCATCAAAGCTCTTAAATTTGATGACGTAGAGTCTGCCCTCCAGGCTTGTCCCATCTAGCACATATGCAGTTTCCTGCTTTTTTCGTTTTTTGCCAGTTTTATCTGTCTCCCAGATGCGGGACATGTCCATTGCTGACGATGGGTATGCTTTTACTCCTTGCTTCGTCAGGTGTTTGAGGATGCTTTTTTTAAACGGTACAAACTTGTCATTCTTGAGACCATGCGAAAAAAAACAGAGCTCCTCTTTTTTGACTTCGTCCGACTTAATCATATCCAGAGACACTGTACCGCATAGTTCAGACAAAACAGCTTTTTCTTCTTGTGTATACTCCCTATGCGAATTCTGCGGATTGGCATAGAAGCCGATCGAAATAACAACCAGATAACAACATGCTTTTATCCACATCATTTCATGCCTTTATTCCATTGGTAGCATAAATATTCATCCAAGATGACACAAACTGAATGCTTTATACTGTCGAATCATATCAAAACGGTCAGGTCCAGAGTTTTTGAGACAAGTCCCCTTTATATCCATCAGAACCAGTCGGTTCGCGAACGTTCGAGAATTTCAAGCTCTGTCAAGTAGGGTCCGCCGTGCAATATAGAGACCGGTTGACCAGCGTTAAACCAAATCACAGCACCATTGCCGGTTGCTTCTCTCGGGTTGCCGATTGACGGGAACCAGCCCGAGATTGCATTGCGTATGGAAGTCTCGTTTTCGTTTAGCAGGAAGAAGGATGGATTGAACTCTTGCAGTCCGGGAATTGCTTCTCGAATCAGTGTTTCATTCCGTTTGGAGTACACAGACTTTGGCACAAATAACATCGCTATCGCATACCGTGATTCTTTGAGTTCAGACAGGCTGGAATAGCTACTGAAGCGTTCTGACAGATTCCGTTGTTCGAGCGAATATCCACGACAATGGGAGCAGCGAAGAAACCAGGTCTGTGGTCCTGAAGGTTCATGTTCGACACACCGCTCACACGCCTCGCGCCCGCAATCTTTGCAGGCAAACAGACGATCCTCGCCAGCGCGATGAAGATCGCCGTAAGGGGTATTGCATTGCTCACATTGCTGCTTGAGCATAATCATACAACAGGAAACAGTTCCAATTTTCTCCAGACCAGTTCCCTCAACATCCTTTATGACGGAAATAACAAAACTCTCGCAGTATTACGGATCAAACGAACTGGAGAATGCTGCAACATAGTTATCACCTTGACGATGCACAGTAAAATTAAGGAAGCAACCGCCATTCACGGCCCCATTTTTCGTCCCCCCCACATTCGACAAAGCAAGCACGATATTCCCATCGAATAAACCGGCATTCGGTGCAACAACGTCCAATTTATCGAGTCGAATCCCCAGTATCCGATTACCGTCCAAATCAACGGAATTTGATTTCGCAAAACGGAGATCGTAGCCTTTCACTTTCGGATGAAAGTTCGCAGGCCAGGGTGTTTTACTGCTGTTCACAAGCTGAACGTCCTTGCTGCCTGGTGTGCCATAGAATTCTCTCTGTCTCTTGAAGTCGGCGGAGGTCAAAATCTGTTCCAGACATTGCTGGAGAATGCCATTGATTTCCATAGCCGTCAGTGGTGGGTCAAAGGGAATTGGTGGCGGTAGCTTTTCGGTCTCCTCATTCGTCGATGATTCAATCAGGTCTATGACTTCGTCAGCACTCTTGAGAGAGGAATCTTCTCCTTCGCTGGATGGAGAACGGGTAGACAAGAAATCCTCTTCGGTCGAGTTGGGAGGCCGATTACCCTCAGCAATGCTAGTGCCTGGCTCAGAATTGCAACTGAGATTTGCAAAAATCAAAAGCGATAACACTACCCAACAACGCACGTGTAAATCTCCAACTTTGTTTTGGTCATCAAAGACAAAACTATGTTTTACTTTCTTTTGATACAACAAAGAAAGTAACAAACAAAAACTCGAACAAGATAAATACCCCTATGTATGTCAATATGATACTCTCAACGGATTGATGATGAAAAGTTTGATCATAATCCTCAATGATAAACCAGGGAACAAGCAGAAGGGAGATGACAAAACTACTACATAATATTGACCGAGATAGGAGAGGCCAAAACTCATTGCTTTTTAAATCTTTAAGCTGGCAATACGCCATATACAGGAAAAACCAAGATGTCAAAACAAACATCGAGTCAAGAATGTAGCTCATAACGCATTTCCCAGAAATATCATCGAGGGCAGGCCTGGGATCATCCAGACCTGCCCCTTGATTTGAACACTTCGGACTTACATCACTCCTCTTCTCCAGAAGACTCCTCCGCTACAGGCGGCAGTAAATCTGTTTCCGGCGGCGTCTCTTTTCGGGGTAATAACCAGGCATACTCCGGCAGCCAGCGGGCTTTGTGGGCGCTGATCAGGAAGGCGATCAGGAGTGCGGCCACCGACCAGACAAAGGCGGTCACCGCCGCGGGGCTGAGGACTTTGGTCGCCAGCCGGAATCCGTACGCCGCACTGGTATAAACTAAGATGCTCGTCGTACCCGTAAAGGAATACCAGAACCAGCGCAGGGACCAGATGCGGGCGATTAACAGACAGCCGACGGCCCAGGACGCAACGTAAGAAAGCCGCCAGATGAACGGAATTTCGACCGCACGCGTACTCCAGATCACAACCACCGAGACCAGCGGAATCAACAGCGCACTTGCACATTGCAAAACCCGGCTGAATGGATCCTTCATCGTCAGTCCCAGCACCAGTGCCGCGATCCACAACAAATGAAAACAGACTGTGAAGCGGTACTCAAACAGAATCGTCTCCGGAATCACGAGCCAGATCCCCACTGTCGCCGCAACGATACCCGCGGTGCAGATTCCCGAGGAACGTTTGCGAAGCCCCAATCCCAGCAGCAGGACTCCATCCAGAAGCAAAGGCCAGGGTGTAGGATCGATGAGTGTTCGCGTCCCTAGCGTCTGGGGGCCGACGATCGAGAGGAGCGCCACTGCTGCCAGCCCTGCCCCGACGGCACCCGGCACACGACGCACTGCCGCCCAGAGATAAAAGCCCACCAGCAACCAGAGTGTGATCCAGATAGGCGAGCCAATAGAATCCGTCACTTTAAACAGAAAATTCAGGTGAACCCGCCCCGTGACCGCCGGCATCGCCAGCAACAGTAACAAGGGAGAAAAGCGAATCACGCCGAGCTGAAACTTTTTATTCCGTGTCACCAGACTTCCTTCCAGCAACAGCAGGAGTAAGACGAACCCGAGCGGAATCAAAAAGTAGAAGCCCCATAACGTATCAAAGGAAATCAGTGGTGGGCCACTTCCCGCCTTGATCCACATCGGTCCCGCCGGTCCGAAGGTAAGGCACAGGGCAAACGAGCGCAGACTGACGCAGGCGGCGATCACGCCAAAGGCAATCCAGGGAAACAGAGGCCAGCCCCAGGGCGTTCCGTTCCCTTTGACATAACTGACGCCGCCTCGTATGGCAGGCAACAGACACAAAAACAGGACAGAAGCAGCGACCGGGAATAGAAACAGCGTCCATTCCAGTGACGCAGCCGACCGCGGATGCATTTCAGGCGAACACCACCAGGGCGCGAAATAAAACAACGCCAGAAACAGGTGATAGGGAATCCGATAACGGGCTCCGAATCGGATACCTGTCCCCCATAAGACGGCTTCGGAGACAATCGCCGAAAACAGAAAGCCGGCAATCATCAGGGTCATTCCCTCTTGGGGGGTGATCCGGGAAAACAGATCATCCATACTGACCGAAACCCCGAGAAACAACAGCAGCAGGATCAGCAGAATCGAGCGGGCATCTTCCCAGACCTTGCCCCAGCGCACAATCAGCACGCCAATCCCCGCCAGTAACAGGGTATACCCGGCGAGCACTCCCATCATGATCCAACAGTTGATGGAACCGATCTCAATGGTTCCGTAAGCGGACCGCACGGCAAACAACATCAATACCGCACTAATAACATAGAACGGATTGTGGTTGTAGAGGTAACTAAAGACCGAGCGGTGAGAAGCAGACGCAGACATAACAGCCTCCTCTCAAGAAATGAAAATAAATAAGACCCCAAGAACAGGGGATAAAAAGACAGGTTCACTTCTATTGAAAATGTATTATAGCAAAATTGTCTAAATAGATATATGAAAATCTGAGGGACCAGCAGAATTTAAAAAAGGAACGCCGTTGCTGAATAGGATGGCTCTCCCTGACTATGACTTTTTGTTAAGAGAGAAAACTTAGCGAATCAAGCAACCCCTGCAATTGATCCAACATTGAGCCGAGTTGAAACACGCATTCGAACACACCGCCTTACCTCTGCTGCCACCCCTGGCCACAAATATTTCTTCTTTTCTAAAAACCTGGTTGACTTAGTGTCTTCACAACACTACCATAAGTGTATGATTAACACTTTGTAATGCGGGCGCGACAGATGAACCACACCTCAATAACGGGAGAAATTCAATGATTACCATTAAAACCGTTCGGCAGGGTGATCGTGTTGCAGTCTGGAATGTGAAAGGACAAGTAGCTTACGTCGATGGTCCCCGTCGCCTGATTCTGTTTCGTAAGACGATTGAACCCCTGCGGCAGTATTGCGCGGGTGCCGACCAGTACCTCTCCATCGAATTCACTGACGGTCACTGCGAGCACCTGAGAGGGCCCGTCTCGGCCTGGTACGACCCGGTCAATCATTTATCGATTGACATCAAAGACGCACTGGAACTCGATTCTCACGAAGCGATCGTGGTCTATCGACGTAACGGAAGTGAAGTTCAGCGACGCGTGGAACGGGGGCCGATGTTATTCGTTCCCTCTGAAAACGAGTGGCTGCATGATTTTCGCTGGCACGGCGCAGATCCGGAGTATCCGTCTCACAAAGTGCCACGAGCGTTAAAGTTTCACAAATTGAGGGTGATTCCAGATCAGACGTATTACCTGGTCGACGATGTTCGGACGTCCGATGATGCGTTGTTAACGGTCAAACTGATGATCTTTTTCGAACTGGCCGACATCGAAACGATGCTGGATCAGACCCATGACCCTATTGCCGACTTTATCAATGCGGTGACTGCCGATGTGGTTGATTTTGTGGGTGCCCGTTCCTTTGAAGTCTTCAAGCAGGATACTGAGAACCTGAACGAACTGGAGTCCTATCGGAATCTGCTGACCAGAGCACAACGGATCGGCTATCAGATCAATAAAGTCGTGTACCGCGGTTACACGGCTGGAGAGACACTGCAGTCGATGCACGATAGCGCGATCGAAGCCCGG
This genomic interval from Gimesia alba contains the following:
- a CDS encoding GNAT family N-acetyltransferase, with translation MKIRPAEVSDLDEITVIYNEAILTTTATFDLEPQTREERLEWFESHDERFPILVTEVEGHVAGWASLSRWRLRRAYDRTAETSFYVKEEYRGQGIGRQLKQAIIEEARRLGFHTLIAGVAQGSEASLHLNESFGFEVVGTFKEVGNKFGKMLDVTYLQKMLD
- a CDS encoding LexA family protein → MKRLTEKQKRILSFIRVFQFKVGCAPTVREIGQTFGIKSTNGVSCHLKAIEAKGRIKRNEFMPRGIEVLDNLRIRFCGEVH
- a CDS encoding VOC family protein; its protein translation is MMQLDPFHLAFQVRDIAEARAFYGGLLGCSEGRSAETWVDFNFFGHQVVCHLNPAIGPEGSVAAHVNPVDGHGVPVPHFGVVLTMDRWQALADRLRENKIEFVIEPYIRFVGQPGEQATMFFLDPSGNALEFKAFRDVEGQLFAT
- a CDS encoding SMI1/KNR4 family protein, which gives rise to MNESEIRELEIATECQLPSAYREILLHYPQRLTTLAAKLDDDEPAELFHSMESLFRANVNDAEYTKSIFPKSFFVIGESGCGDYYAIDTASADAPVYMGGPHEGEYPQDAEGKSLPIDESIRAYVDDLITQFEGHVADLDNDTVYSLPGKLRLYLSICLSVLLAPVVLLLMLLSIILAGPFSLLMRLWERCCPSRE
- a CDS encoding sulfatase family protein; this translates as MRKLLLILICCLLLTPLSELSAATEKPSRPNVVIILADDMGYGDVTALNKDSRIPTPHLDQLARQSLVFTDAHAAGSYCVPSRYGLLTGRYMWRTRLGSGGNLANFAGTLIEPGRKTIADLLETAGYQTALVGKWHQGLDWKLHDESEREQIRVDPNYQNFQNIDFASSALKGPKDYGFAYSFGTAGSAEMNPAAFIENNRVTVIPTLTSAQAKKKHGEWFGRDDNIVAEGYTMDRLVPTLSNKACEFVESAARKHPDQPFFLYYAMTTPHNPIVPNKPFIGKSRAGTYGDFVVELDHHVGRLLKKLDELGIAENTLVIFTSDNGPVDRTKGYRQRWVRGDTQIYGHDSNGPCTGWKGGLEEGGHRVPFLVRWPKTIKAGEQCSTTIVFNDVLPTLAELLNVPLDDNTAEDGESFYQALTGASRPVSFHKAIVHNHHNGTFALRQGPFKLTVRGPKTIAEVLNDSVPVTYKLYNLDQDIEETTDVSGKHPQQIKEMHALLKQYVKEGRSNGG